A DNA window from Aythya fuligula isolate bAytFul2 chromosome 4, bAytFul2.pri, whole genome shotgun sequence contains the following coding sequences:
- the ZDHHC2 gene encoding palmitoyltransferase ZDHHC2, which produces MTNIGEKVVCLVAYHIFFMLFVWSYWKTIFTLPMNPSKEFHLSYSDKESLEREPRGESQQEVLRRAAKDLPIYTRTMSGAIRYCDRCHLVKPDRCHHCSVCDKCILKMDHHCPWVNNCVGFSNYKFFLLFLAYSLLYCLFIAATDLQYFIKFWTNGLPDTQAKFHIMFLFFAAAMFSVSLSSLFGYHCWLVSKNKSTLEVFRAPIFRHRTDKNGFSLGFSKNLRQVFGDEKKYWLLPVFSSLGDGCSFPTCLVNQDPEQASTPGGLNSTSKNESLLFPAKPLRDSQSHLLTDTQSWSDISAKAEKGKIGMSNPALTMENET; this is translated from the exons atGACAAATATCGGAGAAAAAG TTGTGTGCCTGGTTGCTTACCAcatatttttcatgctgttcGTCTGGTCATATTGGAAAACAATCTTTACGCTACCAATGAATCCTTCAAAAGAA TTTCATCTATCATACTCAGACAAGGAATCTCTAGAGAGGGAGCCTAGAGGTGAATCCCAGCAAGAAGTCTTACGACGGGCAGCCAAGGATCTTCCTATCTATACGAGGACAATGTCTGGAG caaTTAGATACTGTGACAGATGCCATCTTGTAAAACCAGATCGTTGCCATCACTGTTCTGTGTGTGacaa atgtattCTGAAAATGGATCATCATTGCCCTTG GGTGAACAACTGTGTAGGATTCTCCAACTAcaaattttttcttctcttcttggcTTACTCTCTACTGTATTGCCTTTTCATTGCTGCAACagatttacagtattttatcaAGTTTTGGACA aatggCCTTCCTGATACTCAAGCCAAGTTCCacatcatgtttttattttttgctgccGCTATGTTTTCTGTCAGTCTGTCTTCTCTCTTTGGGTACCACTGTTGGCTCGTCAGTAAGAACAAGTCAACATTAG aggtATTTAGAGCGCCCATATTTCGTCACAGAACGGACAAGAATGGTTTTAGCTTGGGCTTCAGCAAGAACCTAAGGCAGGTGTTTGGGGATGAGAAGAAATactggctgctgcctgtgttttCAAG cctagGGGATGGTTGCTCCTTCCCAACTTGCCTTGTTAATCAGGATCCTGAGCAAGCCTCCACACCTGGTGGTCTTAATTCAACCTCAAAAAA CGAGAGTCTCCTGTTCCCTGCCAAGCCGCTGCGCGATTCCCAGAGCCACCTCCTCACCGACACACAGTCTTGGTCAGACATCAGTGCAAAGGCTGAAAAGGGCAAAATTG gTATGAGCAATCCTGCATTAACCATGGAAAATGAAACCTAA